The Streptomyces avermitilis MA-4680 = NBRC 14893 genome contains a region encoding:
- a CDS encoding ABC transporter ATP-binding protein, which produces MSDVLELEDVSVVREGRALVDQVSWSVKEGERWVILGPNGAGKTTLLNLASSYLFPSSGTATILGETLGQVDVFELRPRIGVAGIAMAEKLPKRQTVLQTVLTAAYGMTAGWQEEYEDIDEQRARAFLDRLGMSDYLDRRFGTLSEGERKRTLIARALMTDPELLLLDEPAAGLDLGGREDLVRRLGRLARDPVAPSMIMVTHHVEEIAPGFTHVLMIRQGKVLAAGPLELELTSRNLSLCFGLPLVVEQIGDRWTAQGLPLS; this is translated from the coding sequence ATGAGCGATGTTCTGGAGCTGGAGGACGTATCCGTGGTCCGCGAGGGCCGGGCTCTGGTGGACCAGGTCTCCTGGTCGGTCAAGGAGGGCGAGCGCTGGGTCATCCTCGGCCCCAACGGCGCCGGGAAGACGACCCTCCTGAACCTCGCTTCCAGCTACCTGTTCCCCAGCAGCGGCACCGCCACCATCCTCGGCGAGACCCTCGGCCAGGTCGACGTCTTCGAACTGCGCCCGCGCATCGGCGTGGCGGGCATCGCCATGGCCGAGAAGCTCCCCAAGCGCCAGACCGTCCTCCAGACCGTGCTCACCGCCGCGTACGGCATGACGGCCGGCTGGCAGGAGGAGTACGAGGACATCGACGAGCAGCGCGCCCGCGCCTTCCTCGACCGCCTCGGCATGAGCGACTACCTGGACCGCAGGTTCGGCACGCTCTCCGAGGGCGAGCGCAAGCGCACCCTCATCGCCCGCGCCCTGATGACCGACCCCGAGCTGCTGCTCCTCGACGAGCCCGCCGCCGGCCTCGACCTCGGCGGCCGTGAGGACCTCGTACGCCGCCTCGGCCGCCTCGCCCGCGACCCGGTCGCCCCTTCGATGATCATGGTCACGCACCACGTCGAGGAGATCGCGCCGGGCTTCACGCACGTGCTGATGATCCGCCAGGGCAAGGTGCTCGCCGCCGGCCCGCTGGAGCTCGAACTCACCTCACGCAACCTGTCCCTCTGCTTCGGCCTCCCACTCGTCGTGGAACAGATCGGCGACCGCTGGACCGCCCAGGGCCTGCCCCTGTCCTGA
- a CDS encoding FHA domain-containing protein: MPELVLELNGRTWTLDASRPYTLGRDPQGDITLDDARVSWRHATISWNGRSWVIEDHGSTNGTFVQGQRIHQMEIGPGSAVHLGNATDGPRLNLSGAAAAVAAPQQAQPQQQPYVAKGASPGWAQQAPPQQQAPQQQAPQQGWQQPQQSAAVPQQQGPGGGAGAPPVYGDRSPTTFHQFSLGRVMRIGRALENELVVSDLQVSRNHAEFHATPDGRFEIRDLGSHNGTYVNGMPIAKGGSALLGPNDIVGVGHSTFRLIGDRLEEFVDTGEVSFSARHLTVTVDGGKQILKDVSFGVPEKSLIAVIGPSGSGKSTLLKALTGYRPANQGDVLYDNRNLYKQFAELRQRIGLVPQDDILHKELTVKKALKYAAKLRFPADTTGQEREARIDEVLRELKLDIHKEKKVTSLSGGQRKRVSVALELLTKPSLIFLDEPTSGLDPGMDRDVMQLLRGLADDGRTVLVVTHSVAELAICDKLLVMAPGGSVAYFGPPEEALNFFGYDTWADVFSAFENYRDYDWAGRWKGSQHYQMYAADIDAVAPQSVHMPPPQQMRPPKPQGWGSQLMTLIRRYVSVIVSDKGFLALTVILPAVLGAVSLLIDSDKGLLVNPANPKTGVHIPNGTATTVLLILAVGACFAGAANSVRELIKERVIYERERATGLSRSAYLMSKVIVLGTITVLQGAMVGAIGFSSREIPDKGLVLGNAVLLELSIPIMALGFTSMMFGLIISSLVKTAEKTMPLLVMFAIIQVVFTGCLFTLHGAVGVNEFSYLMPSRWAVAAAGTTLDFNNIAPNTDDPTSTDPLWDHAAGAWTMDMAALIVLGVICGFFVARFLRRHEPEVMRK, from the coding sequence GTGCCGGAACTCGTACTGGAATTGAATGGACGGACCTGGACGCTCGACGCGTCCCGGCCCTACACCCTCGGACGTGATCCGCAGGGAGACATCACGCTCGACGACGCCAGGGTGTCCTGGCGGCACGCCACGATCAGCTGGAACGGCCGCAGTTGGGTCATCGAGGACCACGGCAGCACCAACGGCACGTTCGTGCAGGGCCAGCGGATCCATCAGATGGAGATCGGCCCGGGTTCGGCCGTGCATCTGGGCAACGCGACCGACGGACCGCGTCTGAACCTGTCCGGCGCGGCGGCGGCCGTCGCCGCGCCGCAGCAAGCGCAGCCCCAGCAGCAGCCGTACGTGGCCAAGGGCGCGAGCCCCGGCTGGGCCCAGCAGGCCCCGCCGCAGCAGCAGGCCCCGCAGCAGCAGGCACCCCAGCAGGGCTGGCAGCAGCCTCAGCAGAGTGCGGCCGTTCCGCAGCAGCAGGGACCCGGTGGTGGCGCGGGGGCGCCACCGGTCTACGGCGACCGCAGCCCGACCACGTTCCACCAGTTCTCGCTCGGCCGCGTGATGCGCATCGGTCGTGCCCTGGAGAACGAGCTGGTCGTCTCCGACCTTCAGGTCTCGCGGAACCACGCCGAGTTCCACGCGACGCCCGACGGCCGCTTCGAGATCCGCGACCTCGGCTCGCACAACGGCACGTACGTCAACGGTATGCCGATCGCCAAGGGCGGCTCGGCGCTCCTCGGCCCGAACGACATCGTCGGTGTCGGCCACTCGACGTTCCGCCTCATCGGCGACCGCCTCGAGGAGTTCGTCGACACCGGTGAGGTCTCCTTCTCGGCCCGCCATCTGACCGTCACGGTCGACGGCGGCAAGCAGATCCTCAAGGACGTCTCCTTCGGCGTCCCGGAGAAGTCGCTCATCGCGGTCATCGGCCCGTCGGGCTCCGGCAAGTCGACGCTGCTCAAGGCGCTCACGGGCTACCGCCCGGCCAACCAGGGCGATGTCCTCTACGACAACCGGAACCTGTACAAGCAGTTCGCCGAGCTGCGTCAGCGCATCGGTCTGGTCCCGCAGGACGACATCCTGCACAAGGAGCTGACCGTCAAGAAGGCCCTCAAGTACGCGGCCAAGCTGCGCTTCCCCGCGGACACCACGGGGCAGGAGCGCGAGGCCCGCATCGACGAGGTGCTGCGCGAGCTGAAGCTGGACATCCACAAGGAGAAGAAGGTCACCTCCCTCTCCGGTGGCCAGCGCAAGCGGGTCTCCGTGGCCCTGGAGCTGCTGACCAAGCCGTCGCTGATCTTCCTGGACGAGCCGACCTCCGGCCTCGACCCGGGCATGGACCGTGACGTCATGCAGCTGCTGCGCGGTCTCGCCGACGACGGCCGTACGGTCCTCGTCGTCACGCACTCCGTGGCCGAGCTGGCGATCTGCGACAAGCTCCTGGTCATGGCGCCCGGCGGTTCGGTGGCCTACTTCGGCCCGCCGGAGGAGGCGCTGAACTTCTTCGGCTACGACACCTGGGCCGACGTCTTCTCCGCCTTCGAGAACTACCGCGACTACGACTGGGCGGGCCGCTGGAAGGGCTCGCAGCACTACCAGATGTACGCCGCGGACATCGACGCCGTCGCTCCGCAATCCGTACACATGCCTCCGCCGCAGCAGATGCGCCCGCCCAAGCCACAGGGCTGGGGCTCGCAGTTGATGACCCTGATCCGCCGCTATGTGTCGGTGATCGTGTCCGACAAGGGCTTCCTGGCGCTGACGGTGATCCTGCCGGCGGTACTCGGCGCGGTGAGCCTGCTCATCGACTCGGACAAGGGTCTGCTGGTCAACCCGGCGAACCCGAAGACCGGGGTGCACATCCCGAACGGCACGGCCACCACGGTCCTGCTGATCCTCGCGGTCGGCGCGTGCTTCGCGGGCGCCGCGAACTCCGTGCGCGAGCTGATCAAGGAACGGGTCATCTACGAGCGGGAGCGGGCGACCGGCCTGTCACGCTCCGCGTATCTGATGTCGAAGGTGATCGTCCTCGGCACCATCACCGTGCTCCAGGGCGCGATGGTCGGCGCGATCGGCTTCTCCAGCCGCGAGATCCCCGACAAGGGCCTCGTCCTGGGCAACGCGGTGCTGCTCGAGCTGTCCATCCCGATCATGGCGCTCGGTTTCACCTCGATGATGTTCGGCCTGATCATTTCCTCGCTGGTGAAGACCGCCGAGAAGACCATGCCGCTGCTGGTGATGTTCGCGATCATCCAGGTCGTGTTCACGGGCTGCCTGTTCACGCTGCACGGCGCGGTCGGCGTCAACGAGTTCTCGTACCTGATGCCCTCGCGCTGGGCCGTCGCCGCCGCCGGTACGACGCTCGACTTCAACAACATCGCCCCGAACACCGACGACCCGACCAGCACGGACCCGCTGTGGGACCACGCGGCGGGCGCCTGGACCATGGACATGGCCGCACTGATCGTCCTCGGTGTCATCTGCGGCTTCTTCGTGGCCCGCTTCCTGCGCCGCCACGAGCCGGAGGTCATGCGGAAGTAG
- the chpE gene encoding chaplin ChpE, with translation MKNLKKVAAVTMVAGGLVAAGAGMASATDGAWAGGKAVGSPGVGSGNVVQAPVHIPVNAVGNTVNVIGALNPAFGNLGVNH, from the coding sequence GTGAAGAACCTGAAGAAGGTAGCCGCTGTCACGATGGTCGCCGGTGGGCTTGTCGCCGCGGGCGCCGGTATGGCCTCGGCCACCGACGGCGCGTGGGCGGGCGGCAAGGCCGTGGGCTCCCCGGGTGTCGGCTCGGGCAACGTGGTCCAGGCCCCGGTCCACATCCCCGTGAACGCGGTCGGCAACACCGTGAACGTCATCGGCGCCCTGAACCCGGCCTTCGGGAACCTGGGAGTCAACCACTGA
- a CDS encoding response regulator: MADAIKVLLVDDHQVVRRGLRTFLEVQDDIEVVGEASDGAEGVARAEELKPDVVLMDVKMPGMDGIDALRRLRELANPARVLIVTSFTEQRTVVPALRAGAAGYVYKDVDPDALAGAIRSVHAGHILLQPEVAGALLSQEEANSGQGRGGSLTEREREVLGLIADGRSNREIARALVLSEKTVKTHVSNILMKLDLADRTQAALWAVRHGAAG, from the coding sequence GTGGCTGATGCAATCAAGGTGCTGCTCGTCGACGACCACCAGGTGGTCCGCCGCGGCCTGCGCACCTTCCTCGAAGTGCAGGACGACATCGAGGTGGTGGGAGAGGCGTCCGACGGCGCCGAAGGGGTCGCCCGCGCCGAGGAGTTGAAGCCCGACGTCGTCCTCATGGACGTCAAGATGCCGGGCATGGACGGCATCGACGCGCTGCGCAGACTCCGCGAACTCGCCAACCCCGCACGCGTGCTGATCGTCACCAGCTTCACCGAGCAGCGCACGGTGGTCCCGGCCCTGCGCGCGGGCGCCGCCGGGTACGTGTACAAGGACGTGGACCCCGACGCCCTCGCCGGCGCCATCCGCTCCGTGCACGCCGGACACATCCTGCTCCAGCCCGAGGTCGCGGGCGCGCTCCTGTCCCAGGAGGAGGCCAACTCGGGCCAGGGCAGGGGAGGTTCACTCACCGAGCGGGAGCGCGAGGTGCTCGGCCTGATCGCGGACGGCCGCTCCAACAGGGAGATCGCACGCGCGCTCGTACTCTCCGAGAAGACCGTCAAGACACACGTCTCGAACATCCTGATGAAACTGGACCTCGCCGACCGCACCCAGGCCGCACTGTGGGCCGTACGCCATGGAGCGGCGGGCTGA
- a CDS encoding SDR family NAD(P)-dependent oxidoreductase — MPVAIITGASKGLGRALGAALAERGWDLVLDARTGEVLEETAAALSAYGTRVRALPGDVTDAGHRAGLVTAARELGGLDLLVNNASALGAEPLVRLEALTLEGLRHALEVNVVAALGLIQEALPLLRASRAGTVIDISSDAAAEAYETWGGYGASKAALDHLSAVLGEEEPGLRVWAVDPGDMGTDLYTAAVPDDDDPRPAPASVVPAFIGLLDERPASGRYGASALSALPAGR; from the coding sequence ATGCCGGTAGCGATCATCACGGGGGCTTCGAAGGGGCTGGGGCGGGCACTCGGCGCGGCCCTGGCGGAGCGCGGCTGGGATCTGGTGCTCGACGCCAGAACCGGTGAGGTGCTGGAGGAGACGGCGGCGGCCCTGTCCGCGTACGGAACGCGGGTGCGGGCGCTGCCCGGGGACGTCACGGATGCCGGGCACCGGGCCGGGCTGGTGACGGCGGCCCGGGAACTGGGCGGGCTCGACCTCCTGGTGAACAACGCGAGCGCTCTGGGTGCCGAGCCGCTCGTACGACTGGAAGCGCTGACGCTGGAGGGGCTGCGGCACGCCCTGGAGGTCAACGTGGTCGCCGCGCTGGGCCTGATCCAGGAGGCGCTGCCGCTACTGCGGGCGTCGCGGGCGGGCACGGTGATCGACATCAGCTCGGACGCGGCGGCCGAGGCGTACGAGACGTGGGGTGGCTACGGGGCGTCCAAGGCGGCGCTCGACCATCTGTCGGCGGTGCTCGGCGAGGAGGAGCCCGGGTTGCGGGTGTGGGCCGTGGACCCCGGGGACATGGGCACGGACCTGTACACGGCGGCCGTACCGGACGACGACGATCCGCGCCCGGCTCCGGCGAGTGTGGTGCCCGCCTTCATCGGACTGCTGGACGAGCGCCCGGCGAGCGGCCGCTACGGCGCGTCGGCGCTGTCGGCGCTGCCGGCGGGGCGATGA
- a CDS encoding S-adenosylmethionine:tRNA ribosyltransferase-isomerase, producing MGVPPVGRGRAWGKVPEELSARVPAEQRGPGLDRDSVRLLVSRGTEVSHHDFVELPRQLRAGDLLVVNTSPTLAAAVDGRIGHARVVVHFSTRGEDGRWAVELRDPDGRGTTRARTGGPAGTEVRLPDGVRLVLEEPLAGRSERLWWARVSAPGDADVTVLLRGHGRPIRYSYTERDQPLSVYQTVFALPSADGAGSAEMPSAARPFTARLVAELVSRGVQFAPITLHTGVASAEAHEPPYPERFAVPEASARLINAARAHRTPREASSSRGGDGSREGGRVIAVGTTAVRAVESATGTDGVVRPAEGWTDLVVTPERGVRAVDGLLTGLHEPEASHLLMLEALAGRTAIDRSYEEALAGLYLWHEFGDLHLILPDGESSHSALLPQPNVRLPLGRCDPAHRAHITYEEG from the coding sequence ATGGGGGTCCCCCCGGTCGGGCGCGGTCGCGCGTGGGGGAAGGTGCCGGAGGAGTTGTCGGCGCGGGTGCCGGCCGAGCAGCGCGGGCCCGGCCTCGACCGGGATTCCGTACGGCTGCTGGTCTCGCGCGGGACCGAGGTGTCGCACCACGACTTCGTGGAGCTGCCGCGGCAGCTGCGGGCCGGGGATCTGCTCGTCGTCAACACGTCCCCCACGCTGGCCGCCGCCGTGGACGGGCGGATCGGGCACGCGCGCGTGGTGGTGCATTTCTCCACGCGGGGCGAGGACGGACGATGGGCCGTCGAGCTGCGGGATCCCGACGGAAGGGGCACTACACGCGCGCGTACGGGCGGGCCCGCGGGCACAGAGGTGCGTCTCCCGGACGGCGTACGCCTCGTACTCGAGGAGCCGCTGGCCGGGCGGAGCGAGCGCCTGTGGTGGGCGCGGGTGTCGGCCCCCGGGGACGCGGACGTGACGGTGCTGCTGCGCGGGCACGGGCGCCCCATCCGTTACTCCTATACAGAAAGGGATCAGCCCCTCTCCGTCTATCAGACGGTGTTCGCCCTGCCGTCCGCCGACGGAGCGGGCAGTGCGGAGATGCCGAGTGCCGCGCGGCCCTTCACCGCGCGGCTGGTGGCGGAGCTGGTGAGCCGTGGTGTGCAGTTCGCACCGATCACGCTGCACACGGGGGTGGCGTCGGCGGAGGCGCACGAGCCGCCGTATCCGGAGCGCTTCGCGGTTCCGGAGGCGTCGGCGCGGCTGATCAACGCGGCGCGGGCGCATCGGACACCACGCGAGGCGTCCTCTTCGAGGGGTGGGGACGGGAGCCGGGAGGGCGGCCGGGTGATCGCGGTCGGTACGACGGCCGTGCGGGCCGTCGAGTCGGCGACCGGCACCGACGGAGTGGTCCGGCCGGCGGAGGGCTGGACCGACCTCGTGGTGACCCCGGAGCGCGGGGTGCGGGCGGTCGACGGGCTGCTGACCGGGCTGCACGAGCCGGAGGCCTCGCATCTGCTGATGCTGGAGGCGCTGGCGGGACGGACCGCGATCGACCGCAGTTATGAGGAGGCGCTGGCCGGGCTCTACCTGTGGCACGAGTTCGGGGATCTACATCTCATCCTTCCGGACGGAGAGTCCTCACACAGTGCATTGCTTCCGCAACCTAATGTGAGACTGCCGCTCGGTCGATGTGACCCCGCACATAGGGCGCACATCACGTACGAAGAAGGATAG
- a CDS encoding GAF domain-containing sensor histidine kinase — MSHGPRSGLSAVSSALLAMSRHLEVRDVLKTIVASARELLDAEYAALGVPDDHGGFAQFVVDGVSDAQWKAIGPLPRQHGILAAMLHEAKPERLADVREDPRFEGWPAAHPDMSDFLGLPIRDGDEIIGALFLANKRCPKPEGGCGFTPEDEELLTILAQHAAIALTNARLYERSRELTIAEERSRLAHELHDAVSQKLFSLRLTAQAAAALVDRDPSRAKGELQQVAALAAEAADELRAAVVELRPAALDEDGLVATLRTHIQVLDRAHTARVTFDSRGVRALPAAQEEAMLRVAQEALHNALRHSGGSRVDVTLVKRGPGVVLRVTDDGSGFDPASTRRAGRHLGLVSMRDRTSGVGGTLTVDSAPGKGTTIDMEVPGG, encoded by the coding sequence ATGAGTCATGGACCCCGGTCCGGCCTGTCCGCGGTGAGTTCCGCGCTGCTGGCCATGAGCAGGCATCTCGAGGTGCGCGACGTCCTCAAGACGATCGTCGCCTCGGCCCGCGAGCTGCTCGACGCCGAGTACGCGGCGCTCGGGGTCCCCGACGACCACGGAGGCTTCGCCCAGTTCGTCGTCGACGGCGTCAGCGACGCCCAGTGGAAGGCCATCGGCCCGCTCCCACGCCAGCACGGCATCCTCGCCGCGATGCTGCACGAGGCGAAGCCCGAGCGCCTCGCCGACGTGCGCGAGGACCCCCGCTTCGAGGGCTGGCCCGCGGCCCACCCCGACATGTCCGACTTCCTGGGCCTGCCGATCCGTGACGGCGACGAGATCATCGGCGCGCTGTTCCTCGCCAACAAGAGGTGCCCCAAACCGGAGGGCGGCTGCGGCTTCACCCCTGAGGACGAGGAACTCCTGACGATCCTCGCCCAGCACGCGGCGATCGCCCTCACCAACGCCCGCCTCTACGAGCGCAGCCGCGAACTCACCATCGCCGAGGAGCGCTCCCGGCTCGCCCACGAACTGCACGACGCCGTCAGCCAGAAGCTCTTCTCGCTGCGCCTCACCGCGCAGGCCGCCGCCGCCCTCGTCGACCGCGACCCCTCGCGCGCGAAGGGCGAACTCCAGCAGGTGGCCGCGCTCGCCGCCGAGGCCGCCGACGAACTGCGCGCCGCCGTCGTCGAGTTGCGTCCCGCGGCCCTCGACGAGGACGGTCTGGTCGCCACCCTGCGCACCCACATACAGGTCCTCGACCGAGCCCACACCGCGCGCGTGACCTTCGACAGCCGCGGTGTGCGCGCGCTGCCCGCCGCCCAGGAGGAGGCCATGCTGCGCGTCGCCCAGGAGGCCCTGCACAACGCCCTGCGCCACTCGGGAGGGTCGCGTGTCGACGTGACCCTCGTGAAGCGCGGACCGGGCGTCGTCCTGCGCGTCACGGACGACGGCAGCGGCTTCGACCCCGCCTCGACCCGCCGTGCGGGACGCCACCTCGGGCTGGTCTCCATGCGGGACCGGACGAGCGGGGTCGGCGGCACACTGACCGTGGATTCGGCGCCCGGCAAGGGCACCACGATCGATATGGAGGTCCCTGGTGGCTGA
- a CDS encoding streptophobe family protein, whose product MSIETADHGRRVPWGDVLLSAIASVSWALIGMAGTAALGLHLLDADAEGSLGPMTAAVVALGAGGSVTPSGDVSAFGLKGAEATTAIQITPLGVGLVGALLLCWFFLRSLRAAGVVVAPSELLARAAAVVVLFVAMLGGLAWAGHDVITIDGERLGLGRLPGGGGSGKIDIPGLGDIGGLLPDRIGDLVKAKAAVGFSVDTVPTLLGGAVWAVGVLVIALLASRRTPLPRGWEAVHRVVRPAVSALVTVLLVAVVAGLSAAAYAAIGDDHPRRIAGAALLGAPNGVWLGIPVGLFVPWDGKASGALATLLPHPLDELLSVRSDQPVTLGRLAELDGRVWLLGVAAALMMLFAGVLTAARTPFVRGPGAASRPRKGRADVRGGSAASGPVPGTAAVRGGGALGFAGHCALRLGVVTALALPLLVWLTDVSVDASLSVLGFDAFGAGIRLHGHLGMALVLGAVWGAGAGAAGALLAYVSGAAGRRAAPLALGDVGAPGPVGPQRTDVSLGTDVPQRTDVPQRTESPKHAGPYAPSRPYRPANPDTNPYLRVPEELRAAEGRRAPEDGRAPEARRPAGGAAPGDRDVRPGDRDVRRPEGAAPSQGVRPPDDVYGAPTVIGPITPPPRSPGRRSRPAAPGASPEEGPPPPPPPPPPPPPPPPGRPQGGGGRGGRG is encoded by the coding sequence ATGAGCATCGAGACCGCGGACCACGGCAGGAGGGTGCCGTGGGGAGACGTCCTGCTGTCCGCGATCGCCTCCGTGAGCTGGGCGTTGATCGGGATGGCGGGGACGGCCGCGCTCGGGCTGCATCTGCTGGACGCGGACGCGGAGGGCTCGCTCGGCCCGATGACCGCCGCCGTTGTGGCGCTTGGGGCGGGTGGTTCGGTGACGCCGTCCGGCGATGTGTCGGCGTTCGGCCTGAAGGGAGCGGAGGCGACGACCGCCATCCAGATCACGCCACTTGGCGTGGGGCTGGTGGGCGCGCTGCTGCTGTGCTGGTTCTTCTTACGGTCCCTGCGCGCGGCGGGAGTTGTGGTCGCGCCGTCCGAACTCCTCGCGCGCGCGGCAGCGGTGGTCGTCCTGTTCGTGGCGATGCTGGGCGGGCTCGCCTGGGCCGGTCACGACGTCATCACCATCGACGGCGAACGGCTCGGGCTCGGCAGACTGCCCGGAGGCGGCGGGAGCGGCAAGATCGACATTCCCGGGCTCGGGGACATCGGCGGGCTGCTGCCGGACCGGATCGGCGATCTGGTGAAGGCGAAGGCGGCGGTCGGCTTCTCGGTCGACACGGTGCCCACGCTGCTCGGCGGCGCGGTCTGGGCGGTCGGAGTGCTGGTGATCGCGCTGCTGGCGTCGCGCCGTACGCCCCTGCCGCGCGGCTGGGAGGCGGTGCACCGGGTGGTGCGGCCGGCCGTGTCCGCGCTGGTGACCGTACTGCTGGTGGCGGTCGTGGCAGGACTCTCGGCGGCGGCGTACGCGGCGATCGGCGACGACCATCCCCGGCGGATCGCCGGCGCGGCCCTGCTCGGCGCGCCCAACGGGGTGTGGCTGGGCATCCCGGTCGGCCTGTTCGTGCCATGGGACGGCAAGGCCTCGGGCGCACTGGCCACGCTGCTGCCCCACCCCCTGGACGAGCTGCTGAGCGTGCGGTCCGACCAGCCCGTCACGCTGGGGCGCCTGGCCGAACTGGACGGCAGAGTCTGGCTGTTGGGGGTCGCGGCCGCGCTCATGATGCTGTTCGCGGGGGTGCTGACGGCAGCGCGTACGCCTTTTGTACGGGGGCCGGGTGCCGCCTCGCGGCCGAGGAAGGGCCGTGCGGACGTACGAGGCGGGAGTGCGGCTTCCGGACCGGTGCCGGGCACTGCGGCTGTACGAGGTGGGGGTGCCCTCGGCTTCGCGGGGCACTGCGCTCTTCGGCTCGGCGTGGTGACCGCGCTGGCACTGCCGTTGCTGGTCTGGCTGACGGATGTGTCCGTGGACGCGTCGCTGTCGGTGCTCGGCTTCGACGCGTTCGGCGCGGGGATCCGACTGCACGGGCACCTGGGGATGGCGCTGGTGCTGGGCGCGGTGTGGGGTGCGGGCGCGGGGGCGGCCGGGGCGTTGCTCGCGTACGTGAGCGGAGCGGCCGGGCGGCGGGCGGCGCCGCTGGCACTGGGTGACGTGGGGGCACCGGGGCCGGTCGGGCCGCAGCGGACGGATGTGTCGCTGGGGACGGATGTGCCGCAGCGGACGGATGTGCCGCAGCGGACGGAGAGTCCGAAGCATGCGGGACCGTACGCGCCGAGCAGGCCGTACCGGCCTGCGAATCCTGACACGAACCCCTATCTGAGGGTGCCGGAGGAACTGCGGGCGGCGGAGGGGCGGCGGGCCCCGGAGGACGGGCGGGCCCCGGAGGCCCGGCGGCCGGCGGGAGGTGCGGCGCCGGGAGACAGGGATGTGCGGCCGGGAGACAGGGATGTGCGGAGGCCGGAGGGGGCCGCGCCCTCGCAGGGCGTGAGGCCGCCCGACGACGTGTACGGGGCGCCCACCGTGATCGGGCCGATCACGCCACCGCCCCGGTCGCCGGGGCGACGGTCCAGGCCGGCTGCGCCTGGGGCTTCGCCGGAGGAGGGGCCGCCGCCTCCCCCGCCACCTCCCCCGCCTCCGCCGCCTCCGCCGCCTGGGAGGCCTCAGGGGGGCGGTGGGCGCGGCGGGCGGGGCTGA
- a CDS encoding transglycosylase SLT domain-containing protein, translating into MPKNINTPGHRPKLTKTHKLSVAGVAALGAAALAFSAVPSSAQTPTQETAAVSSAPVVYSQEQIKDVKASITDQLAGATVKAEAIAAKKQAADAAAAKKLAAVAAAKKQAVAKAAQVRKAKAAASRSAQRVEVKPVAAKTYANNLDGWIHESLDIMAKHKIPGSYNGLYRNIMRESSGNPKAINGWDVNAINGIPSKGLLQVIPPTFNAYHVPGTSWNIYDPVANITAAANYAADKYGSMDNVNSAY; encoded by the coding sequence ATGCCCAAGAACATCAACACTCCTGGTCATCGTCCGAAGCTGACCAAGACCCACAAGCTCTCGGTCGCCGGTGTGGCCGCCCTCGGCGCCGCCGCCCTCGCGTTCTCCGCGGTGCCGAGCAGCGCACAGACCCCGACGCAGGAGACCGCCGCCGTGTCGTCCGCTCCGGTGGTGTACAGCCAGGAGCAGATCAAGGACGTCAAGGCCAGCATCACCGACCAGCTGGCCGGCGCCACCGTCAAGGCCGAGGCGATCGCGGCGAAGAAGCAGGCCGCCGACGCGGCCGCCGCCAAGAAGCTGGCCGCCGTGGCCGCCGCCAAGAAGCAGGCCGTGGCGAAGGCCGCGCAGGTGCGCAAGGCGAAGGCGGCCGCGAGCCGGTCCGCCCAGCGCGTCGAGGTCAAGCCGGTCGCCGCGAAGACGTACGCCAACAACCTCGACGGCTGGATCCACGAGTCGCTCGACATCATGGCGAAGCACAAGATCCCCGGCTCGTACAACGGCCTGTACCGCAACATCATGCGGGAGTCGTCCGGCAACCCGAAGGCCATCAACGGCTGGGACGTCAACGCGATCAACGGCATCCCGTCGAAGGGCCTGCTCCAGGTCATCCCGCCGACCTTCAACGCGTACCACGTGCCCGGCACCTCGTGGAACATCTACGACCCGGTCGCCAACATCACGGCCGCCGCCAACTACGCGGCCGACAAGTACGGCTCGATGGACAACGTCAACAGCGCGTACTGA
- a CDS encoding NfeD family protein → MNDIEAWVWWLVGAVALGIPLVVTAMPEFGMLALGAAAAAVTAGVGGGVVLQVLVFAVVSVALLAVVRPIAARHRAQRPQLATGIDALKGKQAVVLERVDGAGGRIKLAGEVWSARSLDSGRAYEVGQEVDVVDIEGATAIVI, encoded by the coding sequence GTGAACGACATCGAGGCATGGGTGTGGTGGCTCGTCGGCGCGGTCGCGCTGGGAATTCCGCTCGTGGTGACCGCCATGCCGGAGTTCGGCATGCTCGCGCTGGGAGCAGCCGCCGCCGCGGTCACGGCGGGTGTCGGCGGCGGCGTCGTCCTCCAGGTCCTCGTCTTCGCCGTCGTCTCGGTCGCCCTTCTCGCCGTCGTACGCCCCATCGCGGCCCGGCACCGGGCCCAGCGGCCCCAACTCGCCACGGGTATAGACGCGTTGAAGGGCAAGCAGGCCGTCGTACTGGAACGGGTCGACGGCGCGGGCGGCCGGATCAAGCTCGCCGGGGAAGTCTGGTCCGCGCGATCCCTCGACTCCGGACGCGCCTACGAGGTAGGCCAGGAAGTGGACGTCGTGGACATCGAAGGGGCCACGGCGATCGTCATATGA